The nucleotide sequence TTACATAGAAGTCATGTATTAATGCACTCCCACCAGAAACACCAAAGCCAGTTGAATACCTGCACGAGGTACATTATCAATGTATATCAGCATGTGCTTTTCAGGATATAAACAAACATGACAATATTATCAGCAACTTGAAAGTTAACACCCACAAAGTATCTACTATAAAGGAGAAAGTATAAGATGCAAATTGATGAAAGTGTGGGCCAAATCAATGGAAGTCCTCTAGAGATCAAATCTTAGCTAATTTACAATTAAAGGTGATGAGATTGGAAGAGAGAAGACAGAAAATCcacttcaaaaaagaaaaaggaacaacTGACAACTTGCTGATGTAAACTTAAAGAAATAAGTGAATATTCAAGCTATATAATCATTGTATTCACCACCATTGCCAAAGAAAAATGTCTCTGTATATGTCAACCACCAAGTTACAAATGTGATTCTGGGAACTAAAAAAAACACTTATCAACCAAGATTAATTCAGTGAGTGTGctagttcaagatagcaaatactTCACAAAACCCAAACCATTAGCAACCAATATGCTACCCTTGGGTACTACTGTAAATTGCCACCTTGAATAATTTTTGGAAGCAAAATTAATtgcataataagcatgttttaaatTAATGTAGCAATAACAAAGTCATAAACATGTAAGCCAAGATAAACAGAGGATAAAAGAAATTATTGCCACccatttgattaaaaatgccaacCCAAACACTTTATTACTGATAGAAAGTAAATCTTCTAACAACATATTTACCGACAGATGAAAAAAGACCGAGAGACACCAAAAAAATCATTGTAAAATATACAAAAGTACAAGGACATATCGAATGCAGCTGtgtgaaatatttaaatatacatatacaacaAAAAAATGCAGAAAAACCAAGGCAATTCCAAAATATTGAGGTACTTACCATCCAACTAGTACTTCCTTGGGATTCACTTTTAGGTGGGACATATACATGTTGCGATGGTACTCAACATCCAGTGCAACCTAAGCATGTGGCAACATTAAATATAAACACAGAATAACAGAAATGTGCCAATGCACTGCAAATTCTTAGACAGTATCAACATACTGATAAATATCAGAAATCAAGTTGAAATAACACAAAGCTATTATAACCACCGTACCATATCATTTAAATTCCAATCAAAGCTAGACTAACCTTGTGGAAATCGTGATAATTTAGAGCAGCACCAAAACAAatattctgcttttcattattgtgatatcgataaaataAATGTGCTGTTCATAGACTACCAAGACTACTTCAGAATTTCAACTACAAAATTCACCTACCCTGAGAAGAGTTTccctaaaaaaatttattaaaacctAGTAAaattatgaatttcttgaaagaaaaatatttaagtttGACGAAAGGAGATTAAAACATCAAGAGGCCCAACTACAAAACTATAAAAATATTTagcagatatattataaatatagttCAGAGAATAATATTGTCTGATGATGGATGTTTCTTCAAGAACAGATGACCACAACATATTGGAGAGCTTATACTGGGGATGTAATGGAGCATACGATGCTTAACCACCAAggtgcataacatgtgatgatccTTACTGAAGGTTAATGATGTAATGAGATGCATAGGTGAACCGAGGATGGGAGAAAGACCCCGTCACAGACCGCGACTGACCTGGTCGGCAGACTCGTTGTGGGGGACGGCGTAGGAGTTCTTGATCTCAACGACGCCACCGGAGACGGTGCCGAGGAGGGTTCCAATGACGCGGTCGGCCTGGTCGGGGCGCCGGACGTAGCAGTCGCAGATGCTGAAGAGGACGACCGGGTGCAACCTCGCCGACACGACCGGAGACGACGGCGGGAAGAACTGCAGCACCGCCATGAAGTCGGGACGCGGCAAGCCTAGGGTTTTCTGAAGCGGGATGACGTCTGAAGCACGCCCCTCGTCTTAGTGAGGTAATACGCTCGGCTCCTACTAAAGATTCTGGGCCGGTCTGGATTAAACCGGGCCTCATTGAACCAAGGCAGACCGAGCCGAGCGGGTCCTTTGATCTCGGATGACGCACGTAACGATATTGACCAAACTTACGAAGACGTTACTGCACGTACCCACAAACTTCACCAACACCCGACTAACTCTGTAGGCATCTAATCTTCAGTCGACACTTTTACCCATCTTCGGACCCCATTCCGTCCTAAAGCAATGCGTGCTTCCCCGTTTAAGTGGGTCATAAGATTAAATCTAATATTCTATCATCCTCTGAGAGGAGATGTTTTCGGGGTGGACCCATCGTTGTTATCGTGCGGGGCCCACCGATGCCAACGTCATCGGTCCACGCTTACACGATCTGAGAAGGAACAATTTGAAAAGGTGAGATTGACTCAGGCCGGTCCGGGATCGATGACGTCATCAGAAGCCGGGCAGATCCTGTTCCTCGCCTCGGGCGAGACAGGGGATCCTCGGCCCGCCCTTTCTCTCCGGCCGCATGACGCGGGCTGTCGGTCAATTTGGCAGCTCCGCATCGGCCTGCTCGAGTGGGGCCGCATTCCGCGTGGTCGTCGTGGCGTGTTGCGTCCACCTCCTTCCGAGTCTCCGCATTTCCACGGTCTCTTTCCACACCGGATCATCCGTCACTCGTGCTTACCAGAATTTTCATTGGCCAAATTCATGTGGGCCTCACAATTACAAAGGTGGATGACGACGGGTCCACGAGAATCAGGTAGGAGAGTATTAGTCTCTTTCATATCGCCGCACCTGTCTCACCCTAAATAACCCGGAAGGCGATGGCCAGGGAGACAGAGGAACCCTAAGCATCTCGTTTCGGTGAAGGGTACGTCTCTTCTCGCCGTTGTTTCTTTAGATTCCGCCGTGTGTCGCCGATATAAGACTCGAACAGTTTCTTCATCTGCGGAAATTCTTGTGATGATGCATTTCGGCATATGATATCTAATCTAGGTTTTGATTTCTCTATGTTGTTTCATGAGTGCTTTCTTCGTTGAGTTCCTAGATCGAGTCACTAGGAACGAAGCGACGGGTAATTTTGAACAGTTTGATCGgggaattttaagatcccttctgatTGATGGATATTGTGGAAATTGTTCTGTGCGAACTTTTTTCCTTTGTAGTGTTCTCTTAATTTGGGGCCTAATATTCTTGATGTCGATCTGTTCATGCTTCGCCAGAGAGGGATTTCTTGGTAGAGATCTAACAAAATGCCTCCGGTGGAGTCGCCCCGCGAGGAGAATGTGTACATGGCCAAGCTGGCGGAGCAGGCGGAGCGGTACGAGGAGATGGTGGAGTTCATGGAGAAGGTGGTGAAGACCATCAACGGGCAGGAGCTCACCGTGGAGGAGCGCAACCTCCTCTCCGTGGCCTACAAGAACGTGATTGGAGCTCGCCGCGCGTCCTGGCGGATCATCTCCTCCATCGAGCAGAAGGAGGAGAGCCGCGGCAACGAAGATCACGTCGCCTTGATCAAGGAGTACAGTGGAAAGGTCGAGGCCGAGCTCAGCAAGATCTGCGATGGGATCCTGAAGCTGCTTGATTCCCACCTCACCCCTTCCGCCACCAGTGCAGAGTCCAAGGTGTTTTACCTTAAGATGAAGGGTGACTACCACAGGTTAGCTGATGTATATTTCTCCCAGAAAAAGAATGTAGTTGTACTAAAAATGAAGAATAAATTTGTGTATACTACAACTGGATTTGATTAACTATGATACTCTTTGGTGTTGTGCTTAGGTACCTTGCGGAATTCAAGACTGGAGCTGAGAGGAAAGAAGCAGCTGAAAGCACTCTTTTGGCATACAAATCTGCGCAGGTGTGTAACTTTTATTTATTAATCAATCTTCTTTTGATTCTGTCTTTTCCCATCTTTGTTTTGAAATAACTCCTCGCAATGCTGAGAATATGCATTTCCTTTCAAGAATTGAATTATTATTCGAGGTAGATCAAGGAAAGAACGAAAGGATTTTGAGTCCATGATTCAAGCTTCGGATCTTTTATTTTGTGCAATAGCATTATATCACATTCAGTATTATCGATTTCAGACAAAAAAGGGGTCTGTTTACAGAAGAAGCATGGCTTTCGATCTTTATTTACTGCTTATGTTTATCTTTATTTTCAGGCATTGCTTTGATCTCCTTCTTTTCAGTAATTTTCTTGATTTGGTAAAAAACTTTTTCTTCTGTAGATATCATATAAATATGTGGATGTAATACTGATCATTGTAAAGATCATTTTTCATGTTTTGCAAATTCATTACTGGAAAATTATCCTTTCTGTCTCTTTTACAAGTCAGTTTTGTAAactttgcttcaatttttgtacaTTTGGCAAAACTTGCAACAGGATATTGCTTTAGCTGAACTGGCTTCCACTCATCCTATAAGACTGGGGCTAGCACTCAACTTCTCTGTGTTCTATTACGAGATTCTTAACTCTCCAGACCGAGCTTGCAGCCTTGCCAAGCAGGTTTATCTCACAGATCCCACGTGTCTTTTATTCAGAGCAATGTTATGTTCGATTGACATTCTACAACCATTTATTGCATTGCTGACTTGTATTTTCATCAGCATGTCAAATCTGAAAATAATTACTTTTATGAGGTGCATGAATTGCACTTCATCACTGTAATGGTGACGTTGCTAAATAATCTTCAACAACAACAGTCATgataaattgataaatttatcatatgaCGATGCCTTTGTTTGACACACTGAGTATAATATGATAAATTTGGTCAGTCAAATAATAAAGGGTGAAGTTAGAATTAGTTGGTGTTTATAAATGAGACAAAAGAAGAGTTTTAGTTTAACAACTTTATACAATTTATTCCACTTTGTGCCATTTTAgatttatgataattttatttattagatgTATTATATTGGTTTTGATGTATACTCTGAATTTGgagattgcttgtaaagctttgtcATGCCAATACTTCAGAGTTTAGAATATAATATTGGGTGTTCAATACATTAGCATACTTGCATTGAACCTGAAATAggagatgatttcattattctgccAAAGAGTTTGGTGAAGCATTTTGttaatttatctttattattctataataataaacaaataatttttttttataatttactgtTACAAGGAAACTTGATATTCTGAAAGGGAAACAACCAACAAATCTCTACATATGAAATTGTTTTGGACTTTTTCTAATTATGGCAGGTGAGGCTAACTATTCAGATGATCTATATGCAAAATTGATGAACCCTGATATTTCTGTATTCATGTTTCTAGGGAGCTAATTCAGGTGAACATCTCGATAGGGTTGGTTTTTATTAGTGGTCAATTAGTCATAAATTCATACAGTATTTTGAGATTCTATATACATCAGATATGATGCTTAAGATCCCATTGGTTGGTTCTAAGTGTCTTCTTAAGAAGTTAGCATTCATGTAACACCCTGATTAATCTCACATTGGAAGttgacaagattaagattgacttataaaggtctaatatatatattattatcaattttagccTAAGCATTTTGATAAATGG is from Musa acuminata AAA Group cultivar baxijiao chromosome BXJ1-6, Cavendish_Baxijiao_AAA, whole genome shotgun sequence and encodes:
- the LOC103987016 gene encoding 14-3-3-like protein; this encodes MPPVESPREENVYMAKLAEQAERYEEMVEFMEKVVKTINGQELTVEERNLLSVAYKNVIGARRASWRIISSIEQKEESRGNEDHVALIKEYSGKVEAELSKICDGILKLLDSHLTPSATSAESKVFYLKMKGDYHRYLAEFKTGAERKEAAESTLLAYKSAQDIALAELASTHPIRLGLALNFSVFYYEILNSPDRACSLAKQAFDEAISELDTLGEESYKDSTLIMQLLRDNLTLWTSDITEDGADEINEAPKKESEEGQ